The Alosa alosa isolate M-15738 ecotype Scorff River chromosome 11, AALO_Geno_1.1, whole genome shotgun sequence sequence tgtctGATGTGTTTTTCTAATATGACAACTGACTGACCCAAAACCTGACTCAGCAGCAGAGGACAGGTTCTTTAGTCactctgcatttgtgtgtgtgtgtgtgtgtgtttgtatgtgtgtgtgtttgtgtgtgtgtgtgtgtgtgtgtgtgtgtgtgtgtgtgtgtgtgagtgtgcactcaCAGTGGCCTCATTGCTTGCAGCTAACCCCAGCCCACCCATggtcctctccccccctcttgcTTTCAGTACTTGTTAAGCCGCGACGAGCTACTGCGAGGGATGCGCCGGAGCCAGACGGCTATAGTGTGAGCTGGACGCTAACGGCCGCGGCTAACCAACACCAACATCCCATCCAGGGGAGCCTCATACCTCAGCTTAACCCCAAGAGGCCTTTACCAGCTGCTTCAGGCAGTTGCTACTCAACCCTCCCTCCCTACTCAACCCCACCCGAGCGTCTTCCAACCCCCCCTACCCAGACTGAGTGTGGCCAACATGACGACAATCAATACAAACCCCCCTCCCACCTCTTTTACATacagtttatgtttatttattttgaaggGACAGTGTACATCGATGAACAAGCTCGAACAGAAATTTcaggtttctggcaaacagtcataaaaaaaaaaagtcatattttcacatgcaaattaggATTCTGTCAAACAGATGTGGTTAGGTTTTGGCaatgttgcagcaaatttgcagcaatgtcatatgcaaattaggttttacACCAGAAGTTCAGTATTGGCTAAGTGTGATGGCAAATCACTGGtgaacacatttgccactagtgTTGTCATTGTTGCCAGTACTGTGCCAGAAGTTTGCCTCTAGCGGCCAACATTGCAaacttctggcaatattttctagtgaactcatgtttcccacaaatcactcacaagtttgctgcaaatctAATTTGTCTTAAATGTAATTTTTGTAAGGGTAAGCCATGTAAATGTACCAGAACTAGTCATACAAGTGATTTTCATCTGCAGTCCCTGACtgttagtatttagtattttataTTGAACATTCAATTGCAGAGGATATTTTGAATTTGTACTTAAATATAAAGAGAAATTATGTCAATAAAACAGACACTGTATCATGTgttcattattgttattattgcagTCTGAACTGTGTTTTGGTCTTTACTGTCACAGGTCCACACTGTAAATGTGTTTTACAAATGACAGTCCagtaatgttttgtttgtttacatgtgctGTAAGAGTGAGATGTCCTATTGTCTGACTCACATTgcattaaaagcaaaaatgttGAAAACATCCCTTGAACCACCACCCACAATATAGCAGGTATTCACCAGCCTTACAAtcccacacacatctctctagGATTCTCAGGAGCAGATTGGGGCCATTGGAGCTTGCCCTTCTGTCAGCACTCAGGGCAGATTTATACTGGTAAGTTGTGCACATCCTTCAGTCATAGCAATACAGCATCTCATCAGGTACAGTACATATGCTTTAAACATGCCAATGCAGTGTTAATGGGTACCATTTATTTTGCATATGTACTAAAACAGTATCGATCTTTGTTTTTCAGTATATAAGAGAGACAACCCTCTAAACAGGGTTGGTCCACAGGGGAGGGTAACCTTAAGAGAAAAGCCTGCATGCTCAAGTCTTACAGGGCAAAAGGGTGCACCTTATCTCTCTGCTTTCCAGGAGTGCCTGCTTGTACACAGCCTGGCCTGAACCACACCTTGCTCACAAGAAGTCAGAGTATGAGGACCTAAGATGGAGTCTGTGGACAGTTGCACAAAGTACAGTAGCACAGTTGTGTGCCTCTTTCTGCTCAGTCTAACTATTCCAGCTGCTTTGTTTGTAAAAGCCAACCATTCTTCGTTGCTCAGGGTTTTTGCCAAAATCTCCATGCAGATGTTTGTGAACTGTAAGTTACATGTAGTGATGAGTGAGAATTTCTCGAAATGAATGAGATACTTTGAGCTACTCACTGCAATGTTATATGCCATAATGTTTTCACCATCATCGCCAAGCTCACCTGGCTATCCTTAACAGTTCATGGAACACACCGCTCCCATGAAGAGCCACAGACTGggcccttctctttctttctctcttacaaAGACTGTCAAGTGTCAAGGCTTCTCTAATGATGTGTCAGAAGAACTCGTCTCCTAGTGGTGCTCCTTGTGGAATCGTCTTGTCAGTTCACTTCTCACTTGGGTAAAAGGCATAAGGTGACAGCCATAAGGTGTCTAAATTCACACCAGCCACAGACGCCTCCACACAAGACCCAACACCCCTGCAGAGATATTCCCCTGCAGCTAATGATGTTCAGCTCTTTATAAAAACCATGTGGATGTCCTCCTGTGaataaggcctagtccacacatcccaaaccaatctttttttcctccgtcttccctggaaccgtttcaagaatatttgcgtccaaacggatccatctcaactcaacacgttacttcatatcccaggcctataagTGGCAATACGCCAGACCCTCAATGGGGCTTTTCACAAAACTAATGGTTTGTACCTATTTTCAACAGAGTGGCATTTTTCACCTAAGCCTGTGTTTAATAAAtggttaataaataaataattattcatTATAAATCAAAATAGTTTCCATTTAACTTAACTTTTTAACTTAACCAGTGAAAAAAacattgagagtgtgtgtgtatgtgtgtaagagagaaagagttatgAGACCGTTAGGACAGGCAGTAAATGCATGACCTGTGTTCCAACATTTTTTATGCATGTCGAGTGTGTGCCACCTGTTAAATGACACAATAATGTAAAGGTCAAACAACAGTaaatataacaaataaaaaatgcatttattCAATGAAATGGTATCAAATCTCAGAGGCCTTGTGGTCTACACTAATGTCATCGTGTTCATCACTTGTTAGTAGGCAAAGGTGTTCTCTGACTTGTGGCCCAGTTTGGTGAGATTTGGCAGGCAGGCGTACTGGATCATTGGTGGTGGGCCGCACATCACAATGAGCACATCATCCGCTGGTGCAGGGAGGTGGTCTTTAATCATCTCAGTGCTTACAAATCCTGAGCTGTACGCCCATCCTGTCGAGGGGAGAATTACCATAGATAAGTCTCTAAACATCTCCTTTCACAAGCATCACAAGTACAGGCTAATGACCTAGCTATGTCTATGGGAACCGTTAGCTTCTAGAGCTTTCCTGAAATGACACAAATTCAACATGAGGTATTGCAGACATGAACAATATCCAATTATACTCCATAATTACATTCTATGTATCCTTAATATGTCTCCAGGAAGTAGACGCCTTTGGAAGGCATTGGGCACCAAATCTAAACACAGAGTGAGGTTGAATGATCTGCCTTTTTAAAGTGCTGAAAATGTGAGGTCACCCTTACCCTGTGGTGGCTTATCCAGGGTGTACCACAGTTTGAACTGCTCTGGGTGACTTGTCCGAACCTCTTCCAACTCCTCTCTCAACAAgatgtctttctctgtctgcaaGAGAGTGGGATGTTTGTTAAATTACATTGGACTACCTCATTTGcagtaacaaacaaaaaacaaaatatttcagTTTCATTATACTCTACTCCgattaaaaaatctaaagtAAATTGTTTTATCGGATTGAAATAACAAGTTAATAATGTGGAGTATTCTTTTTCAATCTGAATACATCTGTCATGTAACCAGTTTTTCGATTTTAGTTGGAGTTTGCCATGATTGCTGAATGTTATCATGGAATATTTACTAGTTCATTTGGCATCTGTATTCTGATCAGATTGGTGCTTTAATCAGATTGTTCTACCCATGTGGCCAAACTGAATGATGCAAAATCagcattcatttctgtgtgaTGAGGGTTTTACCTGGTTGGCAAATAAAAGAGAGCACTTGGTGTTGTCGGTAGGGTTCGATGTGATGCATCTAATCAGCTGGAGCATTGGGGTAATACCTAGAAAAGAAAatcttaataaataataaagtaaaTAATAAAGCAGCAAATACCACTACTGACAGTACTACAAGTTTCACTACCACTGCTACCACCACCAGTACTACTACTAAGAGGAATAAGAGGAGGAGCACCATAATAGTCTTTATTTAAATAAGGGGAGAGTGATGACAATGAATGTATTAATCTTAGTTGCAACCACTATCACCACCATTGCAACCACTACCACTGTTAAAAACAGAGGACATAAACAAGAAAatccacattaaaaaaaaaacaattaagtaGCCAGGGAAAATGTTTGGTCTTGAAGTAATGGTTAAGTTCAGTTAATTTCAGTCTACTAGCTGTCCATTGAATACACTGTTAGTATGGTGAAGAAATAAGTAAACTGAAAGATATCCAGTCTGAAATCTCACCTGTTCCACCGGCAATCATTCCCACATGTTTAAACTTCCTGACTTTGGCCTCAGATTTTTTATCAGGACGGATTGCAAATGTTCCTTAATAATGATCAAAATTCAAAATTAGGCAAACACTGATCTTACACAAAACTTTTTCCAATAGTCATTTTATCTTTCAGAACAGCATTGGGTTTGTCCCAATGAACAACACTGACATCTAGTGGATGCCATTTAACATAACTTAATCTTTGGAAAAAGGGAAAATTCTAAAGAACAACATTCttcatatttatataataagCAAACATTTTCTTACCATTTCCCTTGTAGACGAGCAGTCCATTAGGCCCTCTGAAATCAATAGCGTCTCCAATGCCCATGTTATTGAGGTACTGAGACATCTTACCCCCATCAGGGTAGTTTGGATGGGTATTTTTGTGATATACCTGAAGAGAACCATCTGTGCTTCACAAAGGCACTGTCTATCTAGTGCATAATTGACTTAAATTCATTAATCCTCATTGCACCAGTATATAAAGTATACCATATATCACGATTTACCATTacaataaataattttatattaCATTAGACTTAATTGTCATGTTTGACAGGTACAAACACTACCTTCACAACCAGGTCAACAAAGCCCTTGTCCTCATCACTTGAAACTGGGGTATAAGCACGGATCacaaggctgccattgacttttGCAGAGAGATAAACATGCTGACCTGAAATTGACCGTGGACAGTTCATTAGACGTTTATCTCACAATGGACCAATTCTTTGTTCAAATGGTTATGAAAACCATGTGGCTTATATGGGCCCTGATAAAAAGGAAAGACTGCACCGTACCCACTGGAAGGCCAAGGACATGGGAGGGAGATGGAAGGCCAAAGCGGAGGCGCTTGGTATCATGGCTGATGTCCTGTGGAGTAGGGAGGCAAATAAGTTCAGTCCCATTAGTCATGTTTTTACTGGTCAAGGTGAAAATATGTTCTTCTGGCACGGTTTCAATGACAGAGCATTGGATGAAGATAACAGACCTCCTTCTCCGTGAGGGGCAGGGAGTATTTAATTGTTGAGTCCAGGAGAGTTTTGGGAGCCTGTGAGGATTTCTCTCCACCATTTTTTGACATGAGGTAATATAGGGTAAAAGCCAGGACAGACATTGCCACCAGTATAGGCACAGTCTAAACAGAACCAGGATCGACAATTAGTTAAtaatttgtattatttattcattgtattcatgcattcatttgTAAAGTAATAAAATAAGAAATGCAGCATATTAACATATAAGCATATCAGTGGCCTGGATATAAAACGACAGGTAGATAAGCAATAAAGTCCAAACACCCAAAGCATAATCATGTCCTACTTGGCATGCCACCTGTTCTGCTCAGCTTTGACATGATATCTGTTTGGTATACAGACACTATGCTACTAATCTAAAGGTACTATCAATTTAACAAAACATAATCTGATACTTTAAACATATTTAAGTAGCATGTAAAATCCTGCAGTGACATTCCATTCCTCAAAGGTGTGAACTGTGAAGTGGTATGTATGACTATGATATCGAACCTTCAGTAGAAACATCAGTAGTATCTTGAACCTCTTGGTTTGTTACAAACATCTGAAAGTAATCATCCATATTTTCGTAAATCATAAAAGTAAATTACCAGATAGTCTTCCATAATTGCTGTTCTGTCACACTGCCCCGGGTTACCCTCAGTAGCCTGTTGTTGGTTCTGTATACATAGGTCACACATTGAGAGAAAGCATGCACCTTTGCTCAAGGGCCGTCCTAGAGGAGGAGCGTCTGACGGAGGAGGCGGGATTGTATAAAGAAACCAATTGGAGTTGGAAGCAGTTTCCAtaacaacatgacatgactgcGTATGTGTGGCTGAACATGCGTGTGGAGAAGTGGTCTGCAATCACCCCATTCTCAGATCACAGCGGCGCGAAGTAGGCTATTCTGTTCCCGTGCGCTATGCTTTGTTAATTGGTCACATGTTAAACTCTGCGCGAAATTATTCTACAAGTATTCCATTAGATGGTAATATTGTTATTTTGGTGAGACTAGATGTAGCCTAATTTATAACACTGCACCACCATTAATAACACGTCGTAAAACTTTTATTTCCATAGCCGACATAAGTACaaccatgggcgtagatttagggtgggacgctaaggactagtcctaatcaatattttaagatgacaaaattgtctccaccaatattttagcgaacttatttgtgcagctgatcattccgacagccagcacaacagtacaagaaacgtcgtcatatgatttgttgaaaaacagagggggagggggaagtgTTATCTGACATGCACGCTACAGGCCTACACGCACGGAGAGTGTCAAAGCAGGCTACTGTACTTGCACCGCGAGcgggtgtgtctgtgggtgtgtcaacgacaacggtaagttagggctgtctgccaatacatagcctatcccaaaaaaggccagagtaaaacattgtgatattccctttgcccttcagcatgtacatgtttgcccctttttgtggtttgtagatcagctttgccacccaaaaatacgaagctttttcattgcagtctaggcaaaatagttagccatacaaactggcaactggtgatcaggctttcaaatgcggattttactgtgtaaaatagcactagctgttaggatattacccaggatattgtcacagacattttcctgttcctatattctgtttatgtaggctaatgtatttgtgaatgtagcctgcacaatgcaaagaaataaaagataaactggtgcatttccatactcatagaaattaacattgcgagacacttatctcttctatgatctcatcccagaaagattttctttgactagttggttttttttttacatttattttatctaatgacatagcaaacattgAATCCACAttatccttgcacttgcgaaactatttttcagcattcacgttcctcttaaagtggcaggcactaaattagatttacacaccaaatgtgatgatatagacaagtgtagcctaataatttaaatatcgaTATGATGTAGCCtaatcaaattactaaatatgtttagctattagtaatcatacagatcataaaatactatgaataattatcaatataaatgtatagtttatatgaattccaaaatatgcaCGGTAATGAATTCCAAATATGATGtaaatgatctcacaaatcacacaaaccaaatcaaatttaaaaaaatcgcaATAGTATCGAAATCAAGATTCTTCCCTtgcgagattcttcacttgcttcacttcacttgtattgaaacaataatgttggtttcgtgacaacaggagttgtggatgtgtccccaccaaagctgagaccaaacctacaccCTTGAGGACAACTGGCTGAAAGTACACTTGGGTGAATgcaataataggcctactacaataggcctacattgataaacaaaacaatgtcCTTGATAATACAATAATATTTCTCTACATAGcacataaaaataaatcattCTAAGAAGAAACGTTACAATAACATAAATACTGATCATGTTTTAATAGCACCAAGCTGTGTATGGTGGGTGGTGATGATAACATGCAGTTGACATGATTCAATAAAAGTCCTCAGATGACTCGGTCCTAAAATCCTTTTCGTCTTGGTATTCCTCAAGGGCTGAATCCAAAGTCGCTGTGCAGAATATAAGATACTGCCATTAGATTTAATAACATGGCAATGCAGGTGTTTAACTTAGCAAGTGGGAAAAGCTGCATTATATGAAAAAGCAATCATATACACAGTCATCTGTATAAACCTGTATAAAGAATATAAATTATAATTTAGGCAAAGTAGCTTAGGTTTTTCGTTTTTATTAAAACTTAATTGATGTAAAGTGAAAAAACCTCCCACTTTAAAAGTGGAGAAGTTCCAATtgttgagttagcctactgaattttACAGAGCATTCTGCTGACTGACTTTTCCTCTGGATTCCACTCGCAGTAGATATATTTAAAAATCTGCTCTGGGGAGGGGTAAGAACAGTCTGGAGGAGAGCAAGGCAGCGAGCTGGCCTATCAAGCTGCTTCGTGGAGTCGTCCAGCTGTAACTCACCATCAAGCTGCTCCAGAATCCAGTCCATGACAGGCAGCACGGAGGAATAAACCGCAGGCCTGGGAAACTTTCCGCACCCCTCTCTCCAGCTGGCCACTCCTTGGACAAAGAAATTGGAGTTGTTTGTTCGGCATACCAAGGGGGCTCCAGCATGGCCCTAAAGAATCCGAGAGAATTGCAATGCATAATTCcagttattttttaattcatttatgttCATTCACTGTAAGCATCTGTGAATCTCTTTGCTGCATGAGAGGTATTCCCTGGTTTGCCCTGCTGTTTGCACACTGTAGAGTATAACAAGTCAGGTATTCCTGCTTGGAACGTGTGGCTAGAATTCCAGATCATGCCAAATATCAGCTGTGTCATATTTCCCCCACTAGGGGGAACTGTGTCACAAGTGAAAGAAAATACAGAGACTAGtcagtgtgtggtgtttggTTCTCCCATTCTCAGTGATGCTGCACTTCAGAGTTGACTGTAAGCAGTTTTTTACCATGCAGGAACCATAACGATTCAGCTCTTTGTGCTCAGCACATAGCATTGTGTCCGTCAGCCTGCCAGGATAGTAGTGTTCACAAGCTGCATGTTCCACCTCTACCGACTGGGAAGCGTTGTTCCTTAGGGTGCCTGCCGATTAAAGCCCACCACAGATGAATGTGGGTGTAAGCTGCATAAAAACAGACTGTACGGTTCTGTGTAGTACCTCTGGCATtaccacacacaagcaaaataCCAGCGAGTGCTCTTTTCCCAAGGGCCTTGTCATGCAAGTTGAATATGCTAAACA is a genomic window containing:
- the LOC125303066 gene encoding NADH-cytochrome b5 reductase 2; the encoded protein is MCDLCIQNQQQATEGNPGQCDRTAIMEDYLTVPILVAMSVLAFTLYYLMSKNGGEKSSQAPKTLLDSTIKYSLPLTEKEDISHDTKRLRFGLPSPSHVLGLPVGQHVYLSAKVNGSLVIRAYTPVSSDEDKGFVDLVVKVYHKNTHPNYPDGGKMSQYLNNMGIGDAIDFRGPNGLLVYKGNGTFAIRPDKKSEAKVRKFKHVGMIAGGTGITPMLQLIRCITSNPTDNTKCSLLFANQTEKDILLREELEEVRTSHPEQFKLWYTLDKPPQGWAYSSGFVSTEMIKDHLPAPADDVLIVMCGPPPMIQYACLPNLTKLGHKSENTFAY